From Streptomyces sp. HUAS MG91, the proteins below share one genomic window:
- a CDS encoding glycerol-3-phosphate dehydrogenase/oxidase, whose protein sequence is MNTPTLQTVPALGTHPVAGSNPSRAETREQLSKATYDLLVIGGGILGISTAWHAAQSGLRVALVDAGDFAGATSSASSKLLHGGLRYLQTGAVKLVAENHFERRAVSRNVAPHLANPLTFYLPVYKGGPHGAAKLGAGVFAYSALSAFGDGVGHLLSPAKAQQDVPELRTENLKAVAVYGDDQMNDARMALMTVRAAVDAGAVVLNHAEVTGLRFTKGRVTGAELKDRTDGEEFGVSARLVLNATGPWVDHLRKLEDPNAAPSIRLSKGAHLVMKRTSPWKAALATPIDKYRITFALPWEDMLLLGTTDEEYEGDPADVSVTEKDIEQILDEAAFSVRDQQLKRELMTYAFAGLRVLPGGPGDTSKAKRETVVTEGKGGMLSVAGGKWTTFRHIGRTVMKKLESLPGHPLGDDFEPISDLPKRMPLPGVANPRAVAHRLLVDNPAPGPRMAADTAKHLATHYGSLAFDIARLANENPELAARVHPDAPEIWAQVAYARDHEWAETADDVLRRRTTLTIRGLATDEIRGKVEDLLGKK, encoded by the coding sequence ATGAACACCCCCACCCTGCAGACCGTGCCTGCCCTCGGAACGCACCCCGTCGCCGGCTCCAACCCGAGCCGCGCCGAGACCCGCGAGCAGCTTTCCAAGGCGACGTACGACCTCCTGGTCATCGGCGGCGGCATCCTGGGCATCTCCACTGCCTGGCATGCGGCGCAGTCCGGTCTCAGGGTGGCCCTGGTCGACGCCGGCGACTTCGCCGGCGCCACCTCCTCCGCCTCGTCCAAGCTGCTCCACGGCGGCTTGCGCTACCTCCAGACCGGCGCGGTCAAGCTCGTCGCGGAGAACCACTTCGAGCGGCGCGCGGTGTCCCGGAACGTGGCCCCGCACCTCGCCAACCCGCTCACCTTCTACCTGCCCGTGTACAAGGGCGGCCCGCACGGCGCGGCCAAGCTGGGCGCGGGTGTCTTCGCGTACAGCGCGCTGTCGGCGTTCGGCGACGGCGTCGGGCACCTGCTCTCCCCCGCCAAGGCCCAGCAGGACGTGCCGGAGCTGCGCACCGAGAACCTGAAGGCCGTGGCCGTGTACGGCGACGACCAGATGAACGACGCGCGGATGGCGCTGATGACCGTACGCGCCGCCGTCGACGCGGGCGCCGTGGTCCTCAACCACGCCGAGGTCACCGGGCTGCGCTTCACCAAGGGCCGGGTCACCGGCGCCGAGCTGAAGGACCGGACGGACGGCGAGGAGTTCGGTGTCAGCGCCCGTCTCGTGCTGAACGCGACCGGCCCGTGGGTCGACCACCTGCGCAAGCTGGAGGACCCGAACGCGGCGCCGTCCATCCGCCTGTCCAAGGGCGCGCACCTGGTCATGAAGCGGACCTCGCCGTGGAAGGCCGCGCTCGCCACCCCGATCGACAAGTACCGCATCACCTTCGCCCTCCCCTGGGAGGACATGCTGCTGCTCGGTACGACCGACGAGGAGTACGAGGGCGACCCGGCGGACGTCTCGGTCACCGAGAAGGACATCGAGCAGATCCTCGACGAGGCCGCCTTCTCCGTGCGCGACCAGCAGCTCAAGCGGGAGCTGATGACGTACGCGTTCGCCGGTCTGCGGGTGCTGCCGGGCGGCCCCGGCGACACCTCGAAGGCCAAGCGCGAGACGGTCGTCACCGAGGGCAAGGGCGGCATGCTGTCCGTCGCGGGCGGCAAGTGGACGACGTTCCGGCACATCGGCCGTACGGTCATGAAGAAGCTGGAGTCGCTGCCCGGCCACCCGCTCGGCGACGACTTCGAGCCGATCAGCGACCTGCCGAAGCGGATGCCGCTGCCGGGCGTCGCCAACCCGCGCGCCGTCGCGCACCGCCTCCTGGTCGACAACCCGGCGCCCGGCCCGCGGATGGCCGCCGACACCGCCAAGCACCTGGCGACGCACTACGGATCGCTGGCCTTCGACATCGCGCGCCTCGCGAACGAGAACCCGGAGCTGGCCGCGCGCGTCCACCCGGACGCGCCGGAGATCTGGGCGCAGGTCGCCTACGCCCGGGACCACGAGTGGGCCGAGACGGCGGACGACGTGCTGCGCCGCCGGACGACGCTGACGATCCGGGGCCTGGCGACGGACGAGATCCGCGGCAAGGTGGAGGACCTGCTCGGCAAGAAGTGA
- a CDS encoding LLM class flavin-dependent oxidoreductase has product MKFQVLSIIGHAPHPLTGELPTAADRLAQVLDVGWAAEELGYDAYAVGERHAGAFLSSSPTVVLGALAARTSRIRLLTGVTVVAILDPVRVAEDYATLDQISRGRVELVVGKGAEAGHFDLFGLDEARQWDLQKEKYELLRRLWTEEGVDWEGEFRPALKGVTTVPRPYAGPPRIWHGSATSLNSPELAAKHGDPLFTANAIQPRAAYAKLIDHYRERFAAYGHDPADAHVAAGSGGLLIADTHEQAVARYRDLYEARVAQTFKPHLAGKAGYNTPFRTIEDAIADGPQLIGSPQQIIDKILGYHEVYRHDLQSVTVDGFGQGTNEQIETLQRFAEEIAPVVRAEAPSTLWE; this is encoded by the coding sequence ATGAAGTTCCAGGTCCTCTCCATCATCGGGCACGCCCCGCATCCGCTCACCGGTGAACTCCCCACGGCCGCCGACCGGTTGGCGCAGGTCCTCGACGTCGGCTGGGCAGCCGAGGAGCTGGGCTACGACGCGTACGCGGTCGGCGAGCGGCACGCGGGGGCGTTCCTGTCGTCGAGCCCGACAGTCGTCCTCGGGGCGCTGGCGGCGCGCACCTCCCGGATCCGGTTGCTGACCGGGGTGACGGTAGTCGCGATCCTGGACCCCGTGCGGGTCGCGGAGGACTACGCGACGCTCGACCAAATCTCGCGCGGACGTGTCGAGTTGGTCGTCGGCAAGGGCGCCGAGGCCGGACACTTCGATCTGTTCGGGCTCGACGAGGCCCGCCAGTGGGACCTCCAGAAGGAGAAGTACGAGCTGCTGCGGCGGCTGTGGACCGAGGAGGGCGTCGACTGGGAGGGAGAGTTCCGGCCCGCGCTGAAGGGGGTGACGACGGTGCCGCGCCCGTACGCCGGGCCGCCCCGGATCTGGCACGGCTCGGCGACCTCCCTCAACTCCCCCGAGCTGGCGGCCAAGCACGGCGATCCGCTGTTCACGGCGAACGCGATCCAGCCGCGGGCCGCGTACGCGAAGCTGATCGACCACTACCGGGAGCGGTTCGCGGCGTACGGGCACGACCCGGCCGACGCGCACGTGGCGGCGGGGTCGGGCGGGCTGCTCATCGCGGACACGCACGAGCAGGCGGTGGCCCGCTACCGGGACCTGTACGAGGCGAGGGTCGCGCAGACCTTCAAGCCGCATCTGGCCGGGAAGGCGGGCTACAACACGCCGTTCCGGACGATCGAGGACGCCATCGCGGACGGGCCGCAGCTGATCGGCTCGCCGCAGCAGATCATCGACAAGATCCTCGGGTACCACGAGGTGTACCGGCACGATCTGCAGTCGGTCACGGTCGACGGGTTCGGGCAGGGCACGAACGAGCAGATCGAGACCTTGCAGCGGTTCGCCGAGGAGATCGCGCCCGTGGTGCGGGCCGAGGCGCCCAGCACGCTGTGGGAGTGA
- a CDS encoding MarR family transcriptional regulator, whose amino-acid sequence MAERKATRQDAVTQIVADWARERPELDTSPLEVLARLHRSFLRYNTKLNASIERHGLSVAGFDVLTALRRSGTPYRLTAGQLADSGLVSSAGVTLRMDRLEKDGLIVRERDAVDRRVVYSRLTDAGLAKVDEVFTEHLDNENRMLAGLSPSERRQLARLLGKLEHSIVDSGPDGES is encoded by the coding sequence ATGGCCGAGCGGAAGGCGACGCGGCAGGACGCCGTGACACAGATCGTGGCGGACTGGGCCCGCGAGCGGCCCGAACTCGACACCTCCCCGCTGGAGGTGCTGGCCCGGCTGCACCGCTCGTTCCTGCGGTACAACACCAAGCTCAACGCGTCGATCGAGCGGCACGGCCTGTCCGTCGCCGGGTTCGACGTGCTGACCGCGCTGCGCCGCTCGGGCACCCCGTACCGGCTCACCGCCGGCCAGCTCGCCGACTCCGGGCTGGTCTCCTCGGCCGGTGTCACCCTGCGCATGGACCGTCTGGAGAAGGACGGCCTGATCGTGCGCGAGCGCGACGCCGTCGACCGGCGCGTCGTCTACTCGCGGCTCACCGACGCGGGGCTCGCCAAGGTCGACGAGGTGTTCACCGAGCACCTGGACAACGAGAACCGGATGCTCGCCGGCCTCTCCCCGTCCGAGCGGCGCCAACTCGCCCGGCTGCTGGGCAAGTTGGAGCACTCGATCGTCGACTCGGGGCCGGACGGGGAGAGCTGA
- a CDS encoding SRPBCC family protein → MQLDHTFTVPAAPDDAWKLFHDLARVAPCMPGAVLDTLDGDTFTGRVKVKVGAVQMSYRGEGTVARDENARSLRLDLSGSETRGAGTASATVTAELTDDPAGTRVRVRTDLDITGRPAQFGRGIMTEVGDRIVGQFADRLRELLSAPETAPAPLAAGAAEPEAVDLGAAALPVLLRKAAVPAAAVLAAVVLIRVLGRRTR, encoded by the coding sequence ATGCAGCTCGACCACACCTTCACCGTCCCGGCCGCGCCCGACGACGCCTGGAAGCTCTTCCACGACCTCGCCCGCGTCGCCCCCTGCATGCCCGGCGCGGTCCTCGACACCCTCGACGGCGACACCTTCACCGGCCGGGTCAAGGTCAAGGTCGGCGCCGTGCAGATGAGCTACCGCGGCGAGGGCACCGTCGCCCGCGACGAGAACGCCCGCAGCCTGCGCCTCGACCTCAGCGGCAGCGAGACCCGCGGCGCGGGCACCGCCTCCGCCACCGTCACCGCCGAACTCACCGACGACCCCGCAGGCACCCGCGTACGGGTCCGCACCGACCTCGACATCACCGGCCGGCCCGCGCAGTTCGGCCGCGGCATCATGACCGAGGTCGGCGACCGCATCGTGGGCCAGTTCGCCGACCGGCTGCGAGAACTGCTCAGCGCCCCGGAGACCGCCCCGGCGCCCCTCGCCGCGGGCGCCGCCGAGCCCGAGGCCGTCGACCTCGGCGCCGCCGCCCTGCCGGTCCTGCTGCGCAAGGCCGCCGTCCCGGCCGCCGCCGTGCTCGCCGCCGTGGTGCTGATCCGGGTGCTCGGCCGCCGCACGCGCTGA
- a CDS encoding xanthine dehydrogenase family protein molybdopterin-binding subunit: MPPKEQTAWIGRPVPRVEDDRLLRGNGRYVDDIDLPGAAEAAVLRSPHAHARIDSVDVKAAREAPGVVAVWTGADVAHLPALLNREELRTPPRLAELLDPRVAITPMPLLATEKVHYVGQPVALVLAENRYLAEDALELIEVRYSPLPVLVDPDLALTADAPLLHDDLPDNTAVAVATRVGDPERAFAAAHTVISEEFHAHRYVASPIETRAVAARVDPYSSELTVWSNTQTPHRVREAVAHTLGRDSETVRVIATDVGGGFGQKGILYVEELLIPYAARELGRPVVWREDRSENLTAASHAREQIHRIELAADADGKLLAVRDRITVNFGAYNMTGLVVPYNSLCHLLGPYRVPHVDIDVVGVLTNTAFATPYRGAGRPETVFAMERAMDRLAAELGLEPAELRARNLIGPDDMPYTTGLVDRSGNPQSYDSGDFPELLRRARAKVDVPTGERPEGKHVGVGYAMYIEATGLGPFETARIDIAPSGRVKLAIGAPSQGQGHRTSMAQIAADALGVPLDVIDVVGGDTDKTPFGVGTIASRALVNAGNATHRAGRLVREKALDAAARRLGVPVAELTLTDGVFTTKTDGGPTLTLAELAGRAPLPGTPEPTDGRHGTELSETVHFRPPGFAVASGAHAAVVEVDEHTGELEILQYVVVHDAGVIVNPLIAEGQVTGGIAQGIGGALYEEMIYGPDGQPRTGTYMDYLVPTSSEIPDLDMDEIHSPSPMNDLGVKGLGEGGAIAPQAVLANAVEDALRPFGVVVRRGPLSPSRIRDLLRATTPAATS, encoded by the coding sequence ATGCCGCCCAAGGAGCAGACCGCCTGGATCGGCCGCCCCGTCCCGCGCGTCGAGGACGACCGGCTGCTGCGCGGCAACGGCCGCTACGTCGACGACATCGACCTGCCCGGCGCCGCCGAGGCCGCCGTCCTGCGCAGCCCGCACGCCCACGCCCGGATCGACTCCGTCGACGTGAAGGCCGCCCGCGAGGCCCCCGGCGTCGTCGCCGTCTGGACCGGCGCCGACGTCGCCCACCTGCCCGCCCTCCTCAACCGCGAGGAGCTGCGCACGCCGCCCCGCCTCGCCGAACTCCTCGACCCGCGCGTCGCCATCACCCCGATGCCGCTGCTCGCCACCGAGAAGGTGCACTACGTCGGCCAGCCCGTCGCGCTCGTCCTCGCCGAGAACCGCTACCTCGCCGAGGACGCCCTGGAACTGATCGAGGTCCGCTACAGCCCGCTCCCCGTCCTCGTCGACCCGGACCTCGCCCTCACGGCTGACGCCCCGCTGCTCCACGACGACCTCCCCGACAACACGGCCGTCGCGGTCGCCACCCGGGTCGGCGACCCGGAGCGGGCGTTCGCCGCCGCGCACACCGTGATCAGCGAGGAGTTCCACGCCCACCGCTACGTCGCCTCACCCATCGAGACCCGCGCCGTCGCCGCCCGCGTCGACCCCTACAGCTCCGAGCTCACCGTCTGGTCCAACACCCAGACCCCGCACCGAGTCCGCGAGGCCGTCGCGCACACCCTGGGCCGCGACTCCGAGACCGTCCGCGTCATCGCCACCGACGTCGGCGGCGGCTTCGGCCAGAAGGGCATCCTCTACGTCGAGGAGCTGCTGATCCCGTACGCGGCGCGGGAGTTGGGCCGACCGGTCGTCTGGCGCGAGGACCGGAGCGAGAACCTCACCGCCGCCAGCCACGCCCGCGAACAGATCCACCGCATCGAACTCGCCGCCGACGCCGACGGGAAACTGCTCGCCGTCCGCGACCGCATCACCGTCAACTTCGGCGCGTACAACATGACGGGCCTCGTCGTCCCGTACAACTCGCTGTGCCATCTGCTCGGCCCCTACCGCGTCCCGCACGTCGACATCGACGTCGTCGGCGTCCTCACCAACACCGCCTTCGCCACGCCCTACCGGGGCGCCGGACGCCCCGAGACGGTCTTCGCGATGGAGCGCGCCATGGACCGGCTCGCCGCCGAACTCGGCCTCGAACCGGCCGAGTTGCGGGCCCGCAACCTCATCGGCCCCGACGACATGCCGTACACCACCGGCCTCGTCGACCGCTCCGGCAACCCCCAGTCGTACGACTCCGGAGACTTCCCCGAACTGCTGCGCAGAGCCCGCGCCAAGGTCGACGTACCGACCGGGGAGCGGCCCGAGGGCAAGCACGTCGGCGTCGGCTACGCCATGTACATCGAGGCCACCGGACTCGGCCCCTTCGAGACCGCCCGCATCGACATCGCCCCCAGCGGACGCGTCAAGCTCGCCATCGGCGCCCCCTCCCAGGGCCAGGGCCACCGCACGTCCATGGCGCAGATCGCCGCCGACGCGCTCGGCGTCCCGCTCGACGTCATCGACGTGGTCGGCGGCGACACCGACAAGACACCCTTCGGCGTCGGCACCATCGCCAGCCGCGCCCTCGTCAACGCGGGCAACGCCACCCACCGCGCCGGAAGGCTCGTCCGCGAGAAGGCGCTCGACGCCGCCGCCCGCCGCCTCGGCGTGCCCGTCGCCGAACTCACCCTCACCGACGGCGTGTTCACCACCAAGACCGACGGCGGGCCCACCCTCACCCTCGCCGAACTCGCCGGCCGCGCCCCGCTGCCCGGCACCCCCGAGCCCACCGACGGACGGCACGGCACCGAACTCAGCGAGACCGTCCACTTCCGCCCGCCCGGCTTCGCCGTCGCCAGCGGCGCGCACGCCGCCGTCGTCGAGGTCGACGAGCACACCGGCGAGCTGGAGATCCTCCAGTACGTCGTCGTCCACGACGCGGGCGTCATCGTCAACCCGCTCATCGCCGAGGGCCAGGTCACCGGCGGCATCGCCCAGGGCATCGGCGGCGCCCTCTACGAGGAGATGATCTACGGCCCCGACGGCCAGCCCCGCACCGGCACGTACATGGACTACCTCGTCCCCACCTCCTCCGAGATCCCCGACCTCGACATGGACGAGATCCACTCCCCGAGCCCGATGAACGACCTCGGCGTGAAGGGCCTCGGCGAGGGCGGCGCCATCGCCCCGCAGGCCGTCCTCGCGAACGCCGTCGAGGACGCCCTGCGCCCCTTCGGCGTCGTCGTCCGCCGCGGCCCGCTCTCCCCGAGCCGCATCCGCGACCTGCTGCGCGCCACCACGCCCGCGGCCACCAGCTGA
- a CDS encoding (2Fe-2S)-binding protein has protein sequence MTPTTPVTPAPRPARTPPLAEPSGWHEIRLTVNGAPVTAQVESRLLLSDFLRDRLRLTGTHVGCEHGVCGACTVLVDGAPVRSCLTLAVQCEGAELRTVESLAPGDAPLTPVQRAFHECHGMQCGFCTPGFLMTATALTEQDARPDDTEVADALSGHLCRCTGYRNIRRALGQALDATYADAEPEE, from the coding sequence GTGACACCGACGACCCCCGTGACCCCCGCACCCCGCCCCGCACGGACCCCGCCGCTCGCCGAACCCTCCGGCTGGCACGAGATACGCCTCACCGTGAACGGCGCGCCCGTCACCGCGCAGGTCGAATCCCGGCTGCTGCTCAGCGACTTCCTGCGCGACCGGCTCCGCCTCACCGGCACCCACGTCGGCTGCGAGCACGGCGTCTGCGGCGCCTGCACCGTCCTCGTCGACGGCGCCCCCGTCCGCTCCTGCCTCACCCTCGCCGTCCAGTGCGAGGGCGCCGAGCTGCGCACCGTCGAGAGCCTGGCACCGGGCGACGCGCCGCTCACTCCCGTACAGCGCGCCTTCCACGAGTGCCACGGCATGCAGTGCGGCTTCTGCACCCCCGGCTTCCTGATGACGGCGACCGCCCTGACCGAACAGGACGCACGGCCCGACGACACCGAGGTCGCCGACGCCCTCAGCGGCCACCTGTGCCGCTGCACCGGCTACCGCAACATCCGCCGCGCCCTGGGCCAGGCCCTCGACGCGACCTACGCCGACGCCGAGCCCGAGGAGTGA
- a CDS encoding xanthine dehydrogenase family protein subunit M yields the protein MKPTPFDYSAPRTVPEALALLADEDRDPKVVAGGQSLIPMLGMRLARPGLLVDITRIPGLDRIEVDASGALHIGAAVRQARAAADPAVRTGWPLLAAAIGHIGHPQIRARGTVCGSLVHHDPAAELPTAALASDARFVTAGPSGTRTVAAEDFFVATFQTAVEPDELLTEVVLPPRRSGWAFEELTRRHGDFATVGVAVLLSRAEERVSDARAVFCGVGPVPVRLPAVEEALTGTDAGPAARAAAREAALAHLTPADDVHATAAYRREAAAHLLGRACTTAWERTR from the coding sequence TTGAAACCGACACCCTTCGACTACAGCGCGCCCCGCACGGTCCCGGAGGCGCTGGCCCTGCTCGCCGACGAGGACCGCGACCCCAAGGTGGTGGCCGGCGGCCAGTCGCTGATCCCCATGCTGGGCATGCGGCTCGCCCGCCCCGGCCTGCTCGTCGACATCACCCGCATCCCCGGCCTCGACCGCATCGAGGTCGACGCCTCCGGCGCCCTGCACATCGGCGCGGCCGTCCGCCAGGCCCGTGCCGCCGCCGACCCGGCCGTCCGCACCGGCTGGCCGCTGCTCGCCGCCGCGATCGGCCACATCGGACACCCGCAGATCCGCGCCCGGGGCACCGTGTGCGGCAGCCTCGTCCACCACGACCCGGCCGCCGAACTCCCCACCGCCGCCCTCGCGTCGGACGCCCGCTTCGTGACCGCGGGCCCGTCCGGCACGCGGACCGTCGCCGCCGAGGACTTCTTCGTCGCCACCTTCCAGACCGCCGTCGAACCCGACGAACTGCTCACCGAGGTCGTCCTGCCGCCGCGGCGATCCGGCTGGGCCTTCGAGGAACTCACCCGCAGGCACGGTGACTTCGCCACCGTCGGCGTCGCCGTCCTGCTGTCCCGTGCCGAAGAGCGGGTGAGCGACGCCCGCGCCGTCTTCTGCGGCGTCGGCCCCGTCCCCGTCCGGCTGCCCGCCGTGGAAGAGGCGCTGACCGGCACCGACGCGGGCCCGGCCGCCCGCGCCGCCGCCCGAGAAGCGGCCCTCGCCCACCTCACCCCGGCCGACGACGTCCACGCCACCGCCGCCTACCGCCGCGAGGCCGCCGCCCACCTCCTCGGCCGCGCCTGCACCACCGCATGGGAGCGCACCCGATGA
- a CDS encoding XdhC/CoxI family protein, whose product MRHVIDQAAAWQAEGVRFALATVVRTVGSAPHPVGTSMLVAADGRVVGSVSGGCVEATVCAVAEEVLSGAGPARETYGVSDDDAFSVGLTCGGTIEVTVREMTGGSPLDRLAAAVADRVPVALVTPLDGGGDALLTGPAGTSGSLGDPRLDRAARDAAAGLLARGESGVVRVGQAAPGPGCAPERDLFVRSFGAPPRLLVFGAVDFARPLVRIGALLGYRATVCDARPAFATPARFPEAAEVVTDRPHRWLAAHEDLVDASTAICVLTHDARFDVPVLERALRGRAGYVGAMGSRRTHEDRLARLRAAGLDAAALDRLRSPIGLDLGGRGPEETAVSIVAEIVAARRGGTGRPLSELGGPVHAAHFLLNTRSEEVHEPHLLNVRS is encoded by the coding sequence ATGCGTCATGTGATCGACCAGGCCGCCGCGTGGCAGGCCGAAGGGGTCCGCTTCGCGCTGGCCACGGTGGTCCGCACCGTGGGCTCGGCCCCGCATCCGGTGGGCACGTCCATGCTCGTCGCTGCCGACGGCCGGGTCGTCGGCAGCGTCTCCGGCGGGTGCGTGGAGGCGACGGTGTGCGCGGTCGCCGAGGAGGTCCTTTCCGGCGCGGGGCCCGCTCGCGAGACGTACGGGGTGAGCGACGACGACGCCTTCTCGGTGGGGCTGACCTGCGGCGGGACGATCGAGGTGACGGTCCGCGAGATGACCGGCGGCAGCCCGCTGGACCGGCTGGCGGCGGCCGTCGCGGACCGGGTCCCGGTGGCGCTGGTGACCCCGCTCGACGGGGGTGGCGACGCCCTCCTGACGGGCCCCGCGGGCACCTCGGGATCGCTCGGCGACCCACGCCTGGACCGGGCCGCGCGGGACGCGGCCGCAGGGCTCCTCGCGCGCGGCGAGAGCGGCGTCGTACGGGTCGGGCAGGCCGCTCCGGGCCCCGGCTGCGCGCCCGAACGGGACCTTTTCGTACGGTCCTTCGGGGCGCCGCCCCGGCTCCTGGTCTTCGGCGCCGTCGACTTCGCGCGCCCGCTGGTGCGGATCGGCGCCCTGCTCGGGTACCGGGCGACGGTGTGCGACGCGCGGCCCGCCTTCGCGACGCCCGCGCGCTTCCCGGAGGCCGCCGAGGTCGTCACGGACCGCCCGCACCGCTGGCTCGCCGCGCACGAGGACCTGGTCGACGCGTCGACCGCGATCTGCGTCCTCACCCACGACGCGCGCTTCGACGTGCCCGTCCTCGAACGGGCGCTGCGCGGGCGGGCCGGGTACGTCGGCGCGATGGGCAGCCGGCGCACCCACGAGGACCGGCTCGCCCGGCTGCGGGCGGCGGGTCTCGACGCCGCCGCCCTGGACCGGCTGCGCTCCCCCATCGGCCTCGACCTCGGCGGGCGCGGCCCCGAGGAGACGGCCGTGTCGATCGTGGCGGAGATCGTCGCCGCGCGCCGGGGCGGCACCGGACGCCCGCTGAGCGAGCTGGGCGGGCCTGTGCACGCCGCGCACTTTCTTTTGAACACTCGTTCCGAAGAGGTCCACGAGCCGCATCTTTTGAACGTACGTTCATAA
- a CDS encoding TetR family transcriptional regulator, which yields MDAEQEKPPENERRRGRAHDPEGNRRAVLAAARRLFAAHGYQGVGIRAIAAESGVTPGLVMAYFGSKDGLFRAVVGEGTGVTAHVLDEAGNDPAGLPQALAHSYLERWDRLSAQDPLAALIRSALNHPPSAEQLAGMLERLVTGPLTGVLGDSSEARARIGLIRSILFGVIMERYLFAHEPARSVPTAELEPLLAAVLTAAVGGAEAPAAPVPAPAAAPPDDDNAPATDADTRVFATLTDCAARYRALIGRVVKRHGIGLAAFDVLAELRRAGAPHRRTMSELAAAGAVRAGGMTQHADRLAGAGLIERERDDRDRRVVWLRLTPAGRDLVDRVAEERRAGERDLLDRLRPDERRRLDVLLAALGRTLTESADAH from the coding sequence GTGGACGCAGAGCAGGAGAAACCCCCGGAGAACGAGCGGCGGCGCGGCCGCGCCCACGACCCCGAGGGCAACCGGCGGGCCGTGCTCGCGGCGGCCCGCAGACTGTTCGCGGCCCACGGCTATCAAGGGGTCGGCATCCGGGCCATCGCGGCCGAGTCCGGGGTGACGCCGGGGCTCGTGATGGCGTACTTCGGCTCCAAGGACGGGCTCTTCCGCGCCGTCGTCGGCGAGGGCACCGGCGTCACGGCCCATGTGCTCGACGAGGCGGGCAACGACCCGGCCGGTCTGCCGCAGGCGCTCGCCCACTCCTACCTGGAGCGCTGGGACCGCCTCTCCGCGCAGGACCCGCTCGCCGCGCTGATCCGCTCGGCCCTCAACCACCCGCCGAGCGCGGAGCAGTTGGCCGGGATGCTGGAACGCCTGGTGACCGGACCGCTCACGGGCGTGCTCGGCGACTCGTCCGAGGCGCGGGCCCGGATCGGGCTGATCCGCAGCATCCTGTTCGGCGTCATCATGGAGCGCTATCTCTTCGCCCATGAACCGGCGCGCTCGGTGCCGACGGCCGAGCTGGAGCCCCTGCTCGCGGCGGTGCTCACGGCCGCGGTCGGCGGGGCGGAGGCGCCGGCGGCTCCGGTACCCGCTCCCGCGGCGGCACCGCCGGACGACGACAACGCCCCCGCGACCGACGCCGACACCCGGGTCTTCGCCACGCTCACCGACTGCGCCGCCCGCTACCGCGCCCTGATCGGCCGGGTCGTCAAGCGGCACGGGATCGGTCTCGCCGCGTTCGACGTGCTCGCCGAGCTGCGGCGCGCGGGCGCGCCCCACCGGCGCACCATGAGTGAACTCGCGGCGGCGGGCGCGGTCCGGGCCGGCGGGATGACCCAGCACGCCGACCGGCTGGCCGGGGCCGGGCTCATCGAGCGCGAGCGCGACGACCGCGACCGGCGCGTGGTGTGGCTGCGGCTGACCCCGGCGGGCCGTGACCTGGTGGACCGGGTGGCCGAGGAGCGCCGGGCCGGTGAACGGGATCTCCTCGACCGGCTGCGCCCCGACGAGCGCCGCCGCCTCGACGTGCTGCTGGCCGCACTGGGCCGCACCTTGACGGAGTCGGCCGACGCCCACTGA